One genomic segment of Hordeum vulgare subsp. vulgare chromosome 2H, MorexV3_pseudomolecules_assembly, whole genome shotgun sequence includes these proteins:
- the LOC123425403 gene encoding U4/U6 small nuclear ribonucleoprotein PRP4-like protein encodes MENPRPLPPAITPPMAPLPVPPPIAPVPVSPRAPASTSAAAGGGDEEEVDYEVSDDHRAARERHERAVQELLQRRRAYAMAVPTNDSAVRARLRRLGEPITLFGEGAMERRDRLRALMARLEAEGQFDRLLRAQEDEQGAPGDDEEDTEEQIKYPFFTEGTNQLLQARVDIAMYSLPRAKARVERAKRRLADPDEDPEAEAGLVVKQAADFVLECSEIGDDRPLTGCSFSRDASMLATSSWSGIVKVWSMPQITKIATLKGHTERATDVAFSPVDNCLATASADRTAKLWNSHGSLLMSFDGHLDRLARLAFHPSGKYLGTASFDKTWRLWDINTGTELLLQEGHSRSVYDLSFHPDGSLAASCGFDATARVWDLRSGRLYCTLIGHVKPVLGVSFSPNGHLVATASEDNFCRIWDLRTRQMIYSIPAHKSLISHVKFEPQEGYYLVTSSYDTKAALWSTRDYRPIKSLSGHESNVSSLDISGDGQQIVTVSHDRTIKIWSCRGSARDDEMELD; translated from the coding sequence ATGGAGAACCCCAGGCCCCTACCCCCTGCCATCACCCCTCCCATGGCCCCCCTCCCCGTCCCCCCACCCATCGCCCCCGTCCCCGTCTCACCCCGCGCCCCCGCCTCCACATCCGCCGCAGCCGGAGGCGGAGACGAGGAGGAGGTCGACTACGAGGTCTCCGACGACCACCGCGCCGCGCGGGAGCGCCACGAGCGCGCCGTACAGGAGCTCCTGCAGCGCCGGCGCGCCTACGCCATGGCCGTGCCCACCAACGACTCCGCCGTGCGCGCGCGCCTCCGCCGTCTCGGCGAGCCCATCACGCTCTTCGGCGAGGGCGCGATGGAGCGCCGCGACCGGCTACGCGCACTCATGGCCCGCCTCGAGGCCGAGGGCCAGTTCGACCGCCTCCTCCGCGCGCAGGAGGACGAACAGGGAGCCccgggcgacgacgaggaggacacgGAGGAGCAGATCAAGTACCCGTTCTTCACCGAGGGGACCAACCAACTGCTCCAGGCGCGCGTTGACATCGCCATGTACTCGCTGCCCCGCGCCAAGGCCAGGGTCGAGAGGGCCAAGCGACGACTCGCCGACCCCGACGAGGACCCCGAGGCAGAGGCCGGACTTGTTGTGAAGCAGGCGGCGGACTTCGTGCTTGAGTGCAGCGAGATTGGAGATGACCGCCCGCTCACCGGCTGCTCCTTCTCCCGCGACGCCTCGATGCTCGCCACAAGTTCCTGGAGCGGAATCGTCAAAGTATGGAGCATGCCGCAGATAACCAAAATTGCAACCCTGAAAGGTCATACAGAACGCGCAACTGATGTTGCCTTCTCTCCAGTCGATAACTGCTTAGCGACAGCCTCAGCTGATAGAACTGCCAAATTGTGGAACAGCCATGGGTCACTTCTAATGTCCTTTGATGGTCACCTGGATCGTCTTGCTCGCCTTGCTTTTCATCCATCTGGAAAGTACCTTGGCACAGCTAGCTTTGACAAGACCTGGAGATTATGGGACATCAATACTGGAACTGAACTTCTACTCCAGGAGGGGCATAGCAGAAGTGTATATGATCTTAGCTTTCACCCTGACGGTTCTTTAGCTGCATCTTGTGGGTTTGATGCGACTGCTCGAGTTTGGGATCTCAGATCAGGAAGATTGTACTGTACCCTCATTGGACATGTGAAGCCTGTCCTAGGAGTCAGCTTCTCCCCTAATGGTCATCTGGTTGCAACCGCAAGTGAAGACAATTTCTGTCGAATATGGGATTTGAGGACCAGACAAATGATTTATTCTATACCAGCACATAAGAGTCTTATCTCACATGTGAAATTTGAACCCCAGGAGGGTTATTATTTAGTGACATCTTCCTATGACACTAAAGCAGCGCTGTGGTCAACTCGGGATTACAGACCAATTAAAAGCTTGTCAGGCCATGAGTCAAATGTTTCTAGTCTGGATATCAGTGGAGATGGACAACAGATTGTGACTGTTTCACACGATAGAACGATAAAGATTTGGTCATGCAGAGGCAGCGCGCGGGATGATGAGATGGAGTTGGATTAA